The following are from one region of the Cyclopterus lumpus isolate fCycLum1 chromosome 21, fCycLum1.pri, whole genome shotgun sequence genome:
- the LOC117750507 gene encoding trace amine-associated receptor 13c-like, with protein sequence METTEGAELCFPLLHNRSCRKPPSDGMLVNVLLYFISLLTAALNLLVIISISHFRQLHSPTNLLILSLAVSDFLVGLLLMPVDILFGETCWYLGDFMCALFNVIDYIIISSSVGTMVLISIDRYLAICDPLHYNIRVTLDRTKISICLCWIFSVVYGIVMLMDSLIHYDSDRICYGECFIVHTYITGVVDLVLTVIAPITIIIVLYMRIFVVAVSQAQAMRTHIVSVTQQRPVGLTAKKSELKAARTLGVVVVVFLICLCPLYFSAFSAMNLSSTFCLLQFYFNSCLNPLIYAVLYPWFRKSIKLIVTLKILQPTSCLANMR encoded by the exons ATGGAGACGACTGAAGGTGCTGAACTCTGCTTTCCACTACTCCACAACCGTTCCTGCAGGAAACCTCCGTCTGATGGCATGCTTGTTAACGTTCTGCTGTATTTCATCTCTCTGCTCACTGCAGCTCTCAACCTGCTGGTCATCATCTCTATCTCCCACTTCAG GCAGCTCCACAGCCCCACcaacctcctcatcctctccctggCTGTCTCAGATTTCCTCGTGGGCCTTCTGCTGATGCCGGTTGATATCCTTTTTGGAGAAACCTGCTGGTACCTGGGTGACTTCATGTGTGCTCTGTTTAATGTTATCGattatatcattatttcttcttcGGTCGGAACTATGGTGCTCATATCAATTGATCGTTATTTGGCTATTTGTGACCCTCTACATTATAACATCAGAGTTACTCTGGACAGAACGAAGATCTCTATCTGCCTGTGTTGGATTTTCTCTGTTGTTTACGGTATTGTCATGTTGATGGATTCTCTGATACATTATGATTCAGATCGTATCTGCTACGGAGAATGTTTTATTGTCCATACTTATATCACAGGAGTTGTTGACCTTGTCCTCACCGTTATCGCCCCCATTACTATCATCATAGTTCTGTATATGAGAATATTTGTGGTGGCTGTGTCTCAGGCTCAAGCCATGCGGACCCACATTGTATCGGTCACACAACAGCGTCCAGTGGGTTTAACTGCTAAGAAATCTGAGCTGAAAGCAGCCAGGACtcttggtgttgttgtggttgtgttcCTGATCTGCCTTTGTCCATTATACTTTTCTGCTTTTTCAGCCATGAACCTATCTTCGACATTT TGCCTTCTCCAGTTCTATTTCAACTCCTGTCTCAACCCTCTGATTTATGCTGTTCTCTATCCCTGGTTTAGAAAATCAATTAAGCTCATAGTTACTCTGAAGATATtgcagcccacttcctgtctggccAACATGCGTTAG
- the LOC117750398 gene encoding trace amine-associated receptor 13c-like, with protein sequence MLFSYLSRQLHTPTNLLLLSLAVSDSLVGPLLFFQIVSIDGCWFLGDLMCTSYTVVGFIITSTSLGTMVLISVDRYVAICDPLHYSYKVTQKRVQVCVCLCWKFSIFLNSLLLKNNLEQPSRYTSCLGECVVVINYIAGLADIFLSFIGPVTVIIVLYMRVFVVAVSQARAMRSQIASFPLKCSVSVTAKKSEIKAARTLGVVIVVFLLCICPYYCVVLTGQDTLFNASSAFFVTCLFYFNSCLNPVIYAFLYPWFRKAIKLIVTLKILQPGSCQTNML encoded by the coding sequence ATGTTGTTCTCTTATCTCTCCAGGCAGCTCCACACAcccaccaacctcctcctcctctctctggctgtctcagATTCTCTCGTGGGcccccttttgttttttcaaattgtGTCCATAGACGGCTGCTGGTTTCTTGGTGACCTCATGTGTACTTCGTATACTGTTGTGGGCTTTATTATTACTTCTACTTCATTAGGAACCATGGTTCTCATATCAGTTGACCGATATGTGGCTATTTGTGATCCTCTACATTATTcctacaaagtcacacaaaaaagagttcaagtctgtgtttgtctgtgttggaAATTTTCTATTTTCCTTAACAGTCTGCTGCTGAAGAATAACCTGGAACAACCAAGCAGGTATACTTCCTGCTTAGGagagtgtgttgttgtcattaactACATTGCTGGACTTGCAgatatttttttgtcctttaTTGGTCCTGTCACTGTCATCATAGTTCTGTATATGAGAGTTTTTGTGGTGGCTGTGTCTCAGGCTCGTGCCATGCGCTCTCAGATTGCATCTTTCCCTCTCAAGTGTTCAGTCAGTGTAACTGCTAAAAAATCAGAAATTAAAGCAGCCAGAACTcttggtgttgttattgttgtgtttctattgtgcATCTGCCCATATTATTGTGTTGTACTCACAGGCCAGGACACCTTGTTTAATGCCTCATCTGCTTTCTTTGTAACATGTCTGTTCTATTTCAACTCCTGTCTTAACCCTGTGATCTATGCCTTTTTGTACCCCTGGTTTAGAAAAGCTATCAAGCTCATTGTTACTCTTAAGATACTGCAGCCTGGCTCATGTCAGACCAACATGCTGTAG
- the LOC117750617 gene encoding trace amine-associated receptor 13c-like: MKTLEEAELCFPQLLNSSCRKNMRPHSLSMLAYILLPSISLLTVTLNLLVIISISHFRQLHTPTNLLLLSLAVSDSLVGPILLFQIVFIDGCWFLGDLMCTSYTVVDFIITSTSIGTMVLIAVDRYVAICDPLHYSYKVTQKRVQVCVCLCWIFSAFLNSLLLKNNLEQPGRYNSCLGECVVVINYIAGLADIFLSFIGPVTVIIVLYMRVFVVAVSQARAMRSQIASFPLKCSVTVTAKKSEMKAARTLGVVIVVFLLCICPYYSVVLTGQDTLFNASSAAFVICLFYFNSCLNPVIYAFFLPLV; encoded by the exons ATGAAAACCCTTGAAGAAGCCGAACTTTGCTTTCCACAACTCCTCaactcctcctgcaggaagaaCATGCGTCCTCACTCTCTATCTATGCTAGCTTACATTTTACtgccctccatctctctgctcactGTGACTCTCAACCTGTtggtcatcatctccatctcccacttcag GCAGCTCCACACAcccaccaacctcctcctcctctctctggctgtctcagATTCTCTCGTGGGTCCCATTTTGTTATTTCAAATTGTGTTCATAGACGGCTGCTGGTTTCTTGGTGACCTCATGTGTACTTCGTATACTGTTGTGGACTTTATTATTACTTCTACTTCAATAGGAACCATGGTTCTCATAGCAGTTGACCGATATGTGGCTATTTGTGATCCTCTACATTATTcctacaaagtcacacaaaaaagagttcaagtctgtgtttgtctgtgttggatATTTTCTGCTTTCCTTAACAGTCTGCTGCTGAAGAATAACCTGGAACAACCAGGCAGGTATAATTCCTGCTTAGGagagtgtgttgttgtcattaactACATTGCTGGTCTTGCAgatatttttttgtcctttaTTGGTCCTGTCACTGTCATCATAGTTCTGTATATGAGAGTTTTTGTGGTGGCTGTGTCTCAGGCTCGTGCCATGCGCTCTCAGATTGCATCTTTCCCTCTCAAGTGTTCAGTGACTGTAACTGctaaaaaatctgaaatgaaaGCAGCCAGGACTcttggtgttgttattgttgtgtttctattgtgcATCTGCCCATATTATAGTGTTGTACTGACAGGCCAGGACACCTTGTTTAATGCCTCATCTGCTGCCTTTGTAATTTGTCTGTTCTATTTCAACTCCTGTCTTAACCCTGTGatctatgccttttttttaCCCCTGGTTTAG
- the LOC117750000 gene encoding trace amine-associated receptor 13c-like, producing MKTLEEAELCFPQLLNSSCRKPMRPHALSMLTYILLSSISLLTVTLNLLVIISIFHFRQLHTPTNLLLLSLAVSDFFVGFLMFFHMVFIDGCWFLGDLMCTLYNVLSYIITSASVGTMVLIAVDRYMAICDPLHYSYKVTQKRVQVCVCLCWIFSALLHSLLLKNNLEQPGRYNSCLGECVIFINYIAGLLDIFLSFIGPVTVIIVLYMRVFVVAVSQARAMLSQIASFPLKCSVTVTAKKSEKKAARTLGVVIVVFLLCICPYFSVVLTVRNTLLNASSAAFVSYLFYFNSCLNPVIYAFFYPWFRKSIKLIVTLKILQPGSCQTNMM from the exons ATGAAAACCCTTGAAGAAGCCGAACTTTGCTTTCCACAACTCCTCaactcctcctgcaggaagccCATGCGTCCTCACGCTCTATCAATGCTCACTTACATTTTactgtcctccatctctctgctcactgtgactctcaacctgctggtcatcatctccatcttccaCTTCAG GCAGCTCCACACAcccaccaacctcctcctcctctctctggctgtctcagATTTCTTCGTGGGCTTCCTCATGTTCTTTCATATGGTGTTCATAGACGGCTGCTGGTTCCTCGGTGACCTCATGTGTACTTTGTACAATGTTCTGAGTTATATTATTACCTCTGCTTCAGTAGGAACCATGGTTCTCATAGCAGTTGACCGATATATGGCTATTTGTGATCCTCTACATTATTcctacaaagtcacacaaaaaagagttcaagtctgtgtttgtctgtgttggatATTTTCTGCTTTACTTCACAGTCTGCTGCTGAAGAATAACCTGGAACAACCAGGCAGGTATAATTCCTGCTTGGGAGAGTGTGTCATTTTTATTAACTACATTGCTGGACTTCTAgatatttttttgtcctttaTTGGTCCTGTCACTGTCATCATAGTTCTGTATATGAGAGTTTTTGTGGTGGCTGTGTCTCAGGCTCGTGCCATGCTCTCTCAGATTGCATCTTTCCCTCTCAAGTGTTCAGTGACTGTAACTGctaaaaaatctgaaaagaaAGCAGCCAGAACTcttggtgttgttattgttgtgtttctattgtgcATCTGCCCATATTTTAGTGTTGTACTCACAGTCCGGAACACCTTGCTTAATGCCTCATCTGCCGCCTTTGTATCATATCTGTTCTATTTCAACTCCTGTCTTAACCCTGTGATCTATGCCTTTTTTTACCCCTGGTTTAGAAAATCTATCAAGCTCATTGTTACTCTTAAGATACTGCAGCCTGGCTCATGTCAGACCAACATGATGTAG